A single genomic interval of Mucilaginibacter robiniae harbors:
- a CDS encoding PhnA domain-containing protein, which produces MEPSLKERSGNHCELCKSGNHLSVYTVTPATHPNNQIVICDACLTHLEKGIDTDSQYWRFLTEAMWSEVPAVQVVAWRVLSKFKNEDWAADNLDMLYLDDETLAWAKAEQDSTSVEPSEVHKDSLGAVLQNGDTVVLTRSLDVKGSSLNAKMGTVVKNIRLVADNTDQIEGKIDGQLIVILTKYLRKQKG; this is translated from the coding sequence ATGGAACCATCATTAAAAGAGCGCAGTGGAAATCATTGTGAATTATGTAAATCTGGAAATCATCTTTCTGTTTATACTGTAACACCTGCAACACATCCGAATAATCAAATTGTAATCTGTGATGCTTGCCTTACACACCTTGAAAAAGGCATTGATACAGATAGTCAATATTGGCGTTTTTTAACAGAAGCTATGTGGAGTGAGGTTCCGGCCGTACAGGTAGTAGCTTGGCGAGTACTTTCCAAATTTAAAAATGAGGACTGGGCAGCAGACAATCTTGATATGCTCTACCTGGATGATGAAACGCTTGCTTGGGCTAAAGCAGAACAGGATAGCACCAGTGTTGAACCTAGTGAAGTGCATAAAGACAGCCTTGGCGCTGTACTACAAAATGGCGATACAGTTGTTTTGACCCGGTCTTTGGATGTAAAAGGAAGTTCACTCAATGCCAAGATGGGTACTGTTGTAAAAAACATTCGCTTGGTGGCGGATAATACTGACCAGATTGAAGGAAAAATTGATGGACAACTTATTGTTATTTTAACTAAATACTTGCGTAAGCAAAAAGGTTAA
- a CDS encoding ligand-binding sensor domain-containing protein: MRKIANLFYGLLLFIVLPTIVNATDIKSVGVPFIQNYTKALYQAGNQNWSVTKDEHGIMYFGNSDGLLTYDGQYWQLYHMPNQLIVRSVAADGKGKIYAGGFGEFGYWQNNAQGFLKYHSLINLVPAKYLPNEEIWKIYVDKERVLFQTFSSIYIYEKGRIEVVKSSQSYLFLLKASNRFFVEQVGLGLFELKSNKLSYIPGSNVLSNSVVLSVLPYQSGNFLIGTAKDGLFIYNGQAVVPFTSPVNSFLKTYQLNNGSYIQNKYYAYGTILNGVVIIDTAGNVVQHVNKLSGLHNNTVLGLYTDNNQNLWAALDNGIDRIELNSPLYFYQDKTGKFGTVYSSIIYNDKIYLGTNQGLFYSDWKNKNNGLFKALDFNIISGSQGQVWNLSLIDGRLLCGHNNGTYEVNGTSLKTLSSVSGGWTIKKSNSAQLIQGTYNGLVIYKKDASGNWIFSHQISGFTQPTIYVEQDNEGYLWVSHAYKGVYRIKLNHDLTKAESIKYYDEHYNLPSSYNINVFKLNNDLVYSTEAGFYTYDHITDKFYRYTQLNKMLGTFATSNKVIQASSNQYWFINHGHVALADLSIAGKIKIDSNRFSVLNGQMVQHYENISRINDYLYLISVDDGFVIYNNQGDNQQKYAALPKVLIRKVQNTTNKVVTLSENGTSEIELPFNKNSVRIYYSFPLYQQSKIRFRYILDGYSKTWSEWSTESQKDFTNLNPGTYYFKVKAQVDGKNVSDETSIKIVVLSPWYSSRIAIIIYLLLLIPLYYVVRFLYRKKLIKHQEYLHQKFILEKEEALRKEAALNEQKIIRLKNEQLQADLANKNRELSNSAMNIVYKNELLQKLSDEITHLKDDNGKTLSPEQLRKLQKVIDEGMNDEQDWNIFENSFNEAHENFFKKLKSQHPELVPNDLKLCAYLRMNMSSKEIASLLNITLRGVEIRRYRLRKKLQLQHDKNLSEFLIEL; encoded by the coding sequence ATGAGAAAAATAGCTAATTTATTTTATGGCTTACTGCTTTTTATAGTTCTACCTACAATTGTAAACGCTACCGATATTAAAAGTGTTGGTGTTCCGTTCATTCAAAATTATACTAAAGCGTTATACCAAGCTGGTAATCAAAACTGGTCTGTTACCAAAGATGAACATGGTATAATGTATTTTGGTAACTCAGATGGGTTACTTACTTACGATGGACAGTATTGGCAGCTTTACCACATGCCCAATCAGCTAATTGTAAGGTCAGTAGCTGCAGATGGCAAGGGAAAGATCTACGCAGGCGGATTTGGTGAATTCGGATATTGGCAAAACAATGCTCAAGGCTTTTTAAAGTATCATTCGCTCATCAATTTAGTTCCGGCTAAGTATCTTCCAAATGAAGAAATTTGGAAAATATATGTAGATAAAGAACGTGTACTGTTCCAAACCTTTAGTTCCATATACATTTATGAAAAGGGTAGGATAGAGGTTGTCAAATCATCACAGTCTTACTTATTTTTGCTTAAAGCAAGTAACCGTTTTTTTGTAGAACAAGTTGGTTTAGGGCTATTCGAGTTAAAGAGTAATAAGCTTAGCTATATACCTGGCAGCAATGTTTTAAGTAACAGTGTTGTATTGTCAGTATTACCATACCAATCAGGTAATTTTTTAATAGGCACTGCTAAAGATGGGCTGTTCATTTACAACGGGCAAGCGGTGGTACCATTTACCAGTCCGGTAAATAGCTTTCTAAAAACTTATCAATTAAATAATGGCAGCTATATTCAAAATAAGTATTATGCTTATGGCACTATACTGAACGGTGTTGTTATCATTGATACGGCAGGCAACGTTGTTCAGCATGTTAATAAGTTAAGCGGGTTGCACAATAATACGGTATTAGGTTTATACACCGATAATAATCAAAACTTATGGGCAGCCTTAGATAATGGCATTGACCGAATAGAGCTAAATTCACCCTTATATTTTTATCAGGATAAAACCGGAAAGTTTGGTACTGTTTATTCGAGTATTATTTATAATGACAAGATTTATTTAGGAACCAATCAAGGCTTGTTTTACAGTGATTGGAAGAATAAGAATAATGGTTTGTTTAAAGCTCTAGATTTTAATATTATTTCTGGTTCACAAGGGCAAGTTTGGAATTTATCACTTATTGATGGCCGTTTGTTGTGCGGTCATAATAATGGCACTTATGAAGTAAATGGTACCTCGTTGAAAACGTTATCCTCAGTTAGTGGCGGATGGACGATTAAAAAATCAAACAGTGCGCAACTAATTCAAGGTACATACAACGGCTTAGTAATCTATAAAAAAGATGCATCAGGCAATTGGATATTTAGTCATCAAATAAGTGGTTTTACTCAACCCACTATTTATGTAGAGCAAGATAACGAAGGCTATTTATGGGTTAGCCATGCTTATAAAGGAGTATACCGAATCAAATTAAATCATGATTTAACAAAAGCTGAATCTATCAAGTATTATGATGAACATTATAATCTTCCGAGCAGCTATAACATAAATGTTTTTAAACTTAATAATGATCTTGTTTACTCAACAGAAGCTGGCTTTTACACTTACGACCATATCACCGACAAGTTTTACCGATATACCCAGCTGAATAAAATGCTGGGAACATTTGCTACATCAAACAAAGTAATTCAAGCTTCAAGTAACCAATATTGGTTTATTAACCACGGGCATGTTGCGTTAGCTGATTTATCAATAGCCGGCAAAATTAAAATTGACTCTAATCGGTTTAGTGTGCTAAATGGGCAAATGGTTCAGCATTATGAAAATATAAGTCGCATTAACGATTACTTATATTTGATAAGCGTTGATGATGGCTTTGTGATATATAACAACCAGGGCGACAATCAGCAAAAATATGCAGCGTTACCTAAGGTTCTCATACGCAAGGTTCAAAATACAACCAATAAAGTAGTTACACTTTCTGAAAATGGTACTAGCGAGATTGAATTGCCGTTTAATAAAAATAGTGTACGTATTTACTACAGCTTTCCCTTATATCAACAATCAAAAATAAGGTTCCGGTATATCTTAGATGGCTACTCTAAAACATGGTCAGAATGGAGTACCGAAAGTCAAAAAGACTTTACTAATTTAAACCCGGGTACATATTACTTTAAAGTTAAAGCTCAAGTTGATGGAAAAAACGTATCAGATGAAACGTCCATCAAAATTGTTGTACTCTCACCTTGGTATTCGAGCCGGATCGCCATTATTATATACCTGCTGCTACTTATTCCACTTTATTATGTTGTTCGATTCTTATATAGAAAGAAGCTTATCAAGCATCAGGAGTACTTGCATCAGAAATTCATATTAGAAAAAGAAGAAGCTTTGCGTAAAGAGGCGGCTTTGAACGAGCAAAAAATTATTCGTTTAAAAAATGAGCAGCTACAGGCTGATTTAGCTAACAAAAACAGGGAGCTTTCTAATTCGGCAATGAACATTGTTTATAAAAATGAGTTATTGCAAAAGCTAAGTGATGAAATAACTCATTTGAAAGACGATAATGGTAAAACCTTATCTCCTGAACAATTACGTAAACTGCAGAAGGTAATTGATGAAGGGATGAACGATGAACAGGATTGGAATATTTTTGAAAACAGCTTTAATGAAGCCCATGAAAATTTCTTCAAAAAGTTGAAATCTCAACATCCAGAATTAGTTCCAAATGATTTAAAGCTATGTGCCTACCTACGCATGAACATGAGTAGTAAAGAAATTGCCTCTTTGTTAAATATTACACTAAGGGGGGTAGAAATAAGACGTTATCGACTACGAAAAAAGCTCCAATTACAACATGACAAAAACTTATCAGAGTTCTTAATTGAGCTATAA
- a CDS encoding SusC/RagA family TonB-linked outer membrane protein, which yields MKRIYTISRLVLLCLLFSTVAFAQNVAVKGKVTDATTGEFLPGVTVAVQGTTTGTQTDVNGAFTINVPSSATITFSFVGYTAQQIAVNARTTLDVKLANKASELQQVVVVGYGTQRKIDVTGSVSQVRGEELSKQPDPNPVSALQGKVAGVQITNSGTPGASPQITIRGQGTVYGNNNPLYVVDGVWFDDISFLNSNDIESMSILKDASSEAIYGVRAANGVVLITTKKGKGGKPTVNYNGYVGVQKVTNMVKMANASQYAELVNELNGTTSFADPASLGKGTDWFDVILRKAFTTNHNVSLSGSTDKSSYNMSIGYFNQQGNVKTNSYDRVTVRLQQDLQAYKFLKVGYNAILQGSNSKDVPADIIYKAYTAAPVVPVYNADGTYGDPANYPIGNSPTNPQAQLDNYNQRTKDFRFNGNMFGELKFNDHLTFRTSFGADVRQNEVRNYIPAYAATTNQFNTTSDLTLTKTQSRNWIWENTLTYNQTFNKDHRLTVLLGQSAQHYYNYYSIATVQNAPNSTATYYINSGDASTTTVRDYATITTSASYFGRVNYAYKDKYLLNASIRRDGSSAFSSDQRWGAFPSIGAGWVISNEDFFKDQNIFNNLKIRGSWGKIGNSAIPANIYTNTVSRTGDLTAVYGTTNGVIASGANITTISNPILYWERGVGTDLGLEGSLFNNRFTFEIDYYNRVTQKGIFDVPVLKSLGTTNGSIITNQADFRNRGWEFSAGWKGNTGKDFSYAINGNFSINNNKVTANYSGNNIIYVGSGATGGNTTSITTVGLPISVFYGYRVTGIFQNAAQIASSSQKSASPGDFIYQDVNSDGVIDGKDRVVLGNPNPKYQFGLNTTFNYKNFDLTVDIQGVAKVDVYNANKGLRYGAENYTLDFYKNRWHGEGTSNTYPSANIGGGSNYYPNSWYVESGSYVRLRNLQLGYNLPSSVTSKLHIQRLRIYANAQNAVNIFGYTGFNPEIGRTASAVSSSGVTSTAAGIDNGVYPLYATYNLGLNVTF from the coding sequence ATGAAGAGAATTTACACAATCTCGAGGTTGGTATTACTGTGTCTGTTGTTTTCAACTGTAGCTTTTGCACAAAATGTTGCAGTTAAAGGCAAAGTAACTGATGCAACAACTGGTGAGTTTTTACCAGGTGTAACAGTTGCTGTACAAGGAACAACCACAGGTACTCAAACCGATGTTAATGGTGCATTCACAATTAATGTACCATCAAGTGCTACCATAACTTTTTCTTTTGTTGGTTATACTGCACAACAAATAGCAGTAAATGCCAGAACTACTTTAGATGTAAAACTGGCCAATAAAGCAAGTGAGCTTCAACAGGTAGTAGTAGTAGGTTACGGAACCCAAAGGAAGATTGATGTTACAGGTTCTGTAAGTCAAGTAAGAGGTGAAGAGCTTTCGAAGCAACCTGATCCTAATCCGGTAAGTGCTTTACAGGGTAAAGTTGCCGGTGTGCAAATCACTAACTCTGGCACTCCAGGTGCTTCTCCGCAAATTACTATTCGTGGCCAGGGTACTGTATATGGCAACAATAACCCGTTATACGTTGTGGATGGGGTGTGGTTTGATGACATAAGCTTCTTGAACTCTAATGATATTGAAAGCATGAGCATCCTGAAAGATGCCTCAAGTGAAGCAATATATGGTGTTAGAGCTGCCAATGGTGTTGTATTAATTACGACTAAGAAAGGCAAAGGTGGTAAACCTACAGTTAATTACAACGGGTATGTAGGCGTACAGAAAGTAACCAACATGGTTAAGATGGCTAATGCTTCACAATATGCCGAGTTGGTGAATGAACTAAATGGCACTACTTCGTTTGCTGATCCGGCAAGCTTGGGTAAAGGTACAGACTGGTTTGATGTAATTTTGCGTAAAGCATTTACTACAAACCATAACGTATCATTAAGTGGTAGTACCGATAAGTCGTCTTATAACATGTCTATTGGTTATTTTAACCAGCAAGGTAACGTAAAAACCAATAGTTATGATCGTGTAACTGTACGTTTACAGCAAGATTTACAAGCTTATAAGTTTTTAAAAGTAGGATACAATGCTATACTTCAAGGCAGCAATTCTAAAGATGTACCTGCGGATATCATTTACAAAGCTTATACTGCAGCACCTGTAGTACCGGTGTATAATGCTGATGGTACATATGGTGATCCTGCCAATTATCCTATTGGTAATTCACCTACTAACCCACAGGCGCAGCTAGATAATTACAACCAGCGCACTAAAGATTTCCGGTTTAATGGCAATATGTTTGGTGAACTGAAATTCAATGATCATTTAACTTTCCGCACCAGTTTTGGTGCTGATGTTAGGCAGAATGAAGTACGCAACTACATTCCGGCATATGCTGCAACAACCAACCAGTTCAACACCACTAGCGATTTAACCTTAACCAAAACACAGTCCCGCAACTGGATTTGGGAAAACACATTAACTTACAACCAGACTTTTAATAAAGATCATCGGTTAACGGTATTGTTGGGTCAAAGTGCTCAGCATTACTATAATTATTATTCGATTGCTACAGTACAAAATGCACCTAATTCAACAGCTACTTACTACATCAATTCAGGTGATGCATCAACTACTACAGTAAGAGATTATGCTACTATTACTACATCAGCATCGTACTTTGGTCGTGTAAATTATGCTTATAAAGATAAATATCTGTTAAATGCATCTATACGGCGCGATGGTTCATCAGCATTCAGCAGCGATCAACGTTGGGGCGCTTTTCCTTCTATAGGTGCCGGATGGGTAATCTCTAATGAAGATTTCTTTAAAGATCAAAACATATTCAATAATTTGAAAATTCGTGGTAGCTGGGGTAAAATTGGTAACTCTGCTATTCCTGCTAACATTTATACTAACACCGTATCTCGTACCGGCGATTTAACTGCTGTTTACGGGACAACTAACGGTGTAATTGCTTCTGGTGCTAACATTACTACTATTTCAAATCCTATTCTATACTGGGAAAGAGGTGTAGGTACTGATTTAGGTTTAGAAGGTAGTTTATTTAATAACCGATTTACCTTTGAAATTGACTACTACAATCGTGTAACCCAAAAGGGTATCTTCGATGTACCCGTTCTAAAATCATTAGGCACAACTAACGGTTCCATTATTACTAACCAAGCTGATTTTAGAAACCGTGGGTGGGAATTCTCTGCTGGCTGGAAAGGCAATACAGGTAAAGATTTTTCCTATGCTATCAACGGTAACTTTAGCATCAACAATAATAAAGTAACAGCTAATTATAGCGGCAATAACATCATTTATGTAGGCAGTGGTGCTACGGGTGGCAACACTACAAGTATTACAACCGTAGGGTTGCCTATTAGTGTATTTTACGGTTACAGAGTAACTGGTATATTCCAAAATGCAGCGCAGATAGCATCATCTTCACAAAAGAGTGCGAGTCCAGGTGATTTTATCTACCAGGATGTTAATAGTGATGGTGTAATTGATGGTAAAGACCGTGTTGTACTAGGTAATCCAAACCCTAAATACCAATTTGGTTTAAACACTACTTTCAATTACAAAAACTTCGATCTAACAGTTGATATACAAGGCGTAGCTAAAGTAGATGTATATAACGCTAACAAAGGTTTGCGTTACGGTGCTGAAAACTACACGCTTGATTTTTATAAGAACCGCTGGCATGGTGAAGGTACTTCTAATACTTATCCTTCTGCAAACATTGGTGGCGGCAGCAACTATTACCCAAATAGCTGGTACGTGGAAAGCGGCAGTTATGTAAGGTTAAGAAATCTACAATTAGGCTATAATTTGCCATCATCGGTTACAAGTAAGCTACACATTCAACGGTTAAGAATTTACGCTAATGCGCAAAATGCGGTTAACATATTTGGTTATACCGGCTTTAACCCTGAAATCGGTAGAACAGCTAGCGCGGTATCTTCTAGTGGTGTAACATCAACAGCAGCAGGTATTGATAACGGTGTGTACCCTTTATATGCTACTTATAACTTGGGCTTAAACGTAACCTTCTAA
- a CDS encoding RagB/SusD family nutrient uptake outer membrane protein: MLKNTQTYRKAITAASLVVLISAQSCKKSFLDVPVQAQTTSSTFFTSATDAAQAVNSIYANLRSFNQVAFPAIAVESMGSDDAEKGSTAGDATFMNLYDTFTETATETQLTGFWTGLYVEINLCNQVLDNVPNITMDASLKARYLAEAKFVRAYSYFRLVRAFGGVPLRLHVPTGTDQYNISRSTAAQVYAAVEQDLTDAASVLPTSYGSDDVGRATKGAALALHAKVAMYLKKWTDVYNYTTQVMGMGYSLFPNFEQLFRIANENSSESVFEIQCATISTIANASTSQYSQVQGARQSGGGWGFNVPTSDLSNAFATGDPRRDATILYRGETTPGGDVVLASNPNPMYNQKSYVPFTTAFVSNEGEAQNVRVIRYAEVLLMNAEAANELGNITQALASLEMVRARARGSNSSILPKVTTTDQSALRTAIWNERRYELAMEFDRFFDVIRQGRGAAVFGSKGFVTGKSELMPIPQTEIDLSGGVLTQNPGY, from the coding sequence ATGTTGAAAAATACTCAAACTTATCGAAAAGCAATAACTGCAGCTTCGCTTGTAGTCTTAATATCAGCGCAAAGCTGTAAAAAAAGTTTCCTGGATGTTCCTGTTCAGGCGCAAACCACCAGTTCTACATTTTTTACCAGTGCAACTGATGCTGCACAAGCTGTAAATTCAATTTATGCTAACTTACGCTCTTTTAACCAAGTGGCATTTCCTGCCATTGCGGTAGAAAGCATGGGATCTGATGATGCAGAAAAAGGCAGTACTGCAGGTGATGCTACATTCATGAATTTGTATGACACCTTTACAGAAACTGCAACTGAAACACAATTAACTGGATTCTGGACTGGTTTGTATGTGGAAATCAATCTCTGTAATCAGGTATTGGATAATGTGCCTAACATTACTATGGATGCAAGTTTAAAAGCACGCTATTTGGCAGAAGCTAAATTTGTAAGAGCTTACAGCTATTTTAGATTAGTACGTGCATTTGGTGGCGTACCGTTGCGCTTGCATGTGCCAACTGGTACAGATCAGTACAATATATCTCGTAGCACTGCTGCTCAGGTATATGCCGCTGTTGAGCAGGATTTAACCGATGCAGCTTCAGTGCTACCAACCAGCTATGGATCTGATGATGTAGGCCGGGCAACCAAAGGTGCTGCATTAGCTCTACATGCCAAAGTAGCTATGTACCTGAAAAAATGGACTGATGTATATAACTACACTACTCAAGTAATGGGCATGGGATATTCATTATTTCCTAATTTTGAGCAGTTATTCAGAATAGCTAATGAGAATAGCTCTGAATCTGTTTTCGAAATTCAGTGTGCTACTATATCTACTATAGCCAATGCATCAACCAGCCAGTATTCGCAGGTGCAGGGTGCACGACAAAGTGGTGGTGGCTGGGGCTTTAATGTACCAACCAGTGATTTGTCTAACGCATTTGCAACCGGCGACCCTCGCCGGGATGCTACCATTCTATATCGCGGAGAAACTACTCCCGGAGGTGACGTGGTACTGGCTTCAAATCCCAACCCAATGTATAACCAGAAATCTTACGTGCCATTTACTACTGCATTTGTAAGCAATGAAGGTGAAGCACAAAATGTGCGGGTTATACGTTATGCTGAAGTATTATTGATGAATGCTGAAGCCGCAAATGAATTAGGAAATATTACCCAAGCTCTGGCATCATTAGAAATGGTAAGAGCCCGGGCACGTGGTTCAAATAGCTCGATTCTACCTAAGGTAACCACTACCGACCAGTCAGCTTTACGTACTGCTATCTGGAATGAGCGCCGATATGAATTGGCAATGGAGTTTGATCGTTTCTTCGATGTTATACGTCAGGGACGTGGTGCAGCCGTATTCGGTAGTAAAGGTTTCGTAACCGGAAAAAGCGAGTTGATGCCAATTCCGCAAACCGAAATTGATTTAAGTGGTGGTGTACTAACACAAAACCCAGGCTATTAA
- a CDS encoding glucoamylase family protein — translation MKRLTVIYLLLFTAICNIGFGQKKANLTPTKAQEIKTVGIIKNLSDSVLLDVVQKQTFRYFWDYGHPVSGLARERSNNAFETSTDVVTTGGSGFGIMGIITATNRKWITHDEAVDRMLKIVNFLWKADAFHGAFPHWLDGTTGKVIRFGRKDDGADLVETAYLFQGLLCARQYFSANTPKETDLRNKINWMWDDIEWSWFTREGREALYWHWSPNNGWAMNFPIHGFNECLITYVLAASGDRYPVTADVYHRGWAQSNFFNNGKTFYGFKLPLGFDYGGPLFFSQYSFLGLNPKGLKDRYADYWEQNTNHTLINHAYCVDNPKHFKGYGENCWGLTASDIKDGYTASSPTNDVGVIAPTAALSAFPYTPQFSMKALRHFYYDLGDKIWGEYGFVDAFNEGQNWYAKSYLAIDQGPIIVMIENYRSGLLWKLFMSCPEVQRGLKKLDFQYSL, via the coding sequence GTGAAAAGGCTAACTGTTATTTATTTACTACTATTTACCGCAATATGCAATATTGGTTTTGGGCAAAAAAAAGCTAATTTAACTCCTACTAAAGCCCAAGAAATTAAAACTGTAGGCATTATCAAAAATCTATCAGATAGTGTTCTGCTCGATGTAGTACAAAAACAAACATTCCGCTACTTCTGGGATTATGGTCACCCGGTAAGTGGTTTAGCTCGCGAGCGCAGTAACAATGCTTTTGAAACCAGCACCGATGTAGTTACAACAGGTGGTTCTGGTTTTGGTATTATGGGTATTATAACTGCCACCAATCGAAAATGGATCACCCATGATGAAGCGGTTGATCGTATGCTTAAAATAGTAAACTTCTTGTGGAAAGCCGATGCCTTTCATGGCGCATTTCCGCACTGGCTGGATGGCACCACAGGTAAAGTGATTCGTTTTGGTCGTAAAGATGATGGGGCCGATCTAGTGGAAACCGCTTATTTATTCCAAGGGTTGTTGTGTGCCCGTCAATATTTTTCAGCTAATACTCCTAAGGAAACTGACCTGCGTAACAAAATAAACTGGATGTGGGATGACATTGAATGGAGCTGGTTTACACGTGAGGGGAGAGAAGCCTTATACTGGCATTGGTCGCCCAACAATGGCTGGGCTATGAATTTTCCTATTCATGGCTTTAATGAATGTTTAATTACCTATGTACTGGCTGCATCGGGTGATCGGTATCCGGTTACAGCTGATGTTTATCATCGTGGTTGGGCACAAAGCAACTTTTTTAATAATGGCAAAACGTTTTATGGTTTTAAGCTTCCTTTAGGGTTTGATTATGGCGGTCCACTGTTTTTTTCTCAATATTCATTTTTAGGCTTGAATCCTAAAGGGCTAAAAGATCGCTATGCTGATTACTGGGAACAAAACACCAATCATACTTTAATAAATCATGCCTACTGTGTAGACAATCCTAAGCATTTTAAAGGTTATGGCGAAAACTGCTGGGGACTAACTGCAAGCGATATTAAAGATGGATACACGGCCAGTTCGCCCACTAATGATGTAGGCGTAATTGCGCCAACAGCTGCGTTATCGGCATTTCCTTATACGCCTCAGTTTTCCATGAAAGCATTACGTCATTTTTACTACGATTTAGGTGATAAAATATGGGGTGAGTACGGCTTTGTGGATGCTTTTAATGAAGGACAAAACTGGTATGCCAAATCTTACCTGGCCATCGATCAGGGGCCGATTATAGTGATGATTGAAAATTACCGCAGTGGTTTGCTCTGGAAACTTTTTATGAGTTGCCCTGAAGTGCAACGCGGACTTAAGAAGCTCGACTTTCAATATTCGTTATAG